A region from the Lycium barbarum isolate Lr01 chromosome 8, ASM1917538v2, whole genome shotgun sequence genome encodes:
- the LOC132605160 gene encoding probable E3 ubiquitin-protein ligase RHC1A, with the protein MSLIPRPRPRVVVNGVQIMRTYHHYWCQRCQRSFRTTSTNPSEILCPRCFSQIHYDLDASRRRLVLSDVTRLQPSPNSRLHDALALILNPSIRLQNLDPGDEFHLLRQRARLVLQFIDPHENILSLPANNNTPLGSSNENGVEELIQEVTRDDRLGPPPSPSSAIDALPRIVLTPNHLENDSVCPVCKDELEVGIDVTELPCKHFYHSECIVPWLQSHNTCPVCRYQVQGFTNCDVQQGYYYTNDRDHLNEDEDEEDIRNPLIWGLNRLMSLWPINLLSSWIQRYFNSPLDNTTSDFHGGIPWWNSWHLL; encoded by the exons ATGTCCTTGATCCCTCGTCCTCGCCCTCGAGTTGTAGTCAATGGAGTCCAGATAATGAGAACCTACCATCATTACTGGTGTCAACGATGCCAAAGATCATTCAGGACAACTTCAACCAATCCATCTGAAATATTATGCCCTCGCTGTTTCAGCCAAATTCACTATGATCTTGATGCTTCAAGACGTAGGCTAGTCCTTTCGGATGTCACAAGGCTACAACCATCTCCAAATTCGCGCCTTCATGATGCCTTGGCTCTAATTCTTAATCCATCAATCAGGCTACAAAATCTTGACCCTGGTGATGAATTTCATCTACTTAGACAACGTGCTAGACTCGTTCTCCAATTTATAGACCCTCATGAAAACATACTTTCTCTACCAGCGAATAATAATACTCCCCTAGGATCATCAAATGAAAATGGGGTGGAAGAGTTGATTCAAGAAGTAACTAGAGACGATAGGCTAGGGCCACCTCCATCACCATCTTCAGCAATTGATGCATTGCCAAGAATTGTGCTAACACCAAACCATTTGGAAAATGACTCTGTTTGTCCTGTTTGCAAAGATGAGTTGGAAGTTGGGATAGATGTTACGGAGTTACCTTGCAAGCATTTTTACCATTCTGAATGCATTGTTCCATGGCTGCAAAGCCATAACACTTGTCCGGTTTGTCGATATCAGGTGCAAGGATTCACTAACTGTGATGTCCAACAAGGATATTATTACACTAATGATAGGGATCATTTAAATGAAGACGAAGATGAAGAAGACATAAGGAACCCTTTAATATGGGGTTTGAACAGGCTTATGTCTTTGTGGCCTATCAATTTGCTATCAAGTTGGATACAAAGATACTTCAATAGCCCTCTTGACAATACAACCTCTGATTTTCATGGAG GAATACCATGGTGGAATTCATGGCACCTCCTTTGA